The following proteins are co-located in the Sandaracinaceae bacterium genome:
- a CDS encoding acyl-CoA dehydrogenase family protein, with translation MLSFELTDEQKALVEETRRFTKEKIIPIAAECDRKHEFPLEVFKEAWEMGLVGPGIPAEYGGSGVGEVEHVLITEELAFGCTGIQTSVTANTLAATPILIAGNEEQKKKYLGMLTAEPIFAAYAITEPAAGSDAAGIQSRAVKDGNDYIVTGSKCFITNGAWASWYTAFATVDPALGHKGILAFIVDRDAPGVSIGKTEDKLGQRASNTAVINFDEVRIPAANILAEPGHGFKVAMQTFDRTRPDIAAGACGLMRRALEESIAYALERKTFGVPIAQHQMVQAMIADMGIAYEATRLLMLKAAWMIDHGSRNSLTASYAKAFGADQAMRVATDAVQVFGGNGYITEYPVEKLMRDAKILQIYEGTSQIQRMVIAKNLFAGVRG, from the coding sequence ATGCTGAGTTTCGAGCTGACCGACGAGCAGAAGGCCCTGGTCGAGGAGACCCGTCGCTTCACCAAGGAGAAGATCATCCCCATCGCGGCGGAGTGCGATCGGAAGCACGAGTTCCCGCTCGAGGTCTTCAAGGAGGCCTGGGAGATGGGCCTCGTCGGTCCCGGCATCCCGGCCGAGTACGGCGGCTCGGGAGTCGGCGAGGTGGAGCACGTCCTCATCACGGAGGAGCTCGCGTTCGGCTGCACCGGCATCCAGACCAGCGTCACGGCCAACACGCTCGCCGCCACGCCCATCCTCATCGCGGGCAACGAGGAGCAGAAGAAGAAGTACCTCGGCATGCTCACGGCCGAGCCCATCTTCGCGGCGTACGCCATCACGGAACCCGCCGCAGGCTCGGACGCCGCCGGCATCCAGTCGCGCGCGGTGAAGGACGGGAACGACTACATCGTGACGGGCAGCAAGTGCTTCATCACGAACGGCGCGTGGGCCAGCTGGTACACGGCCTTCGCGACGGTGGACCCGGCGCTGGGGCACAAGGGCATCCTGGCCTTCATCGTCGACCGTGACGCCCCCGGCGTGAGCATCGGCAAGACGGAGGACAAGCTCGGTCAGCGCGCCAGCAACACGGCCGTCATCAACTTCGACGAGGTGCGCATCCCCGCCGCGAACATCCTCGCGGAGCCGGGGCACGGCTTCAAGGTCGCCATGCAGACCTTCGACCGCACGCGTCCGGACATCGCCGCGGGCGCCTGCGGCCTGATGCGGCGTGCGCTCGAGGAGAGCATCGCGTACGCCCTCGAGCGCAAGACGTTCGGCGTGCCCATCGCGCAGCACCAGATGGTGCAGGCCATGATCGCCGACATGGGCATCGCGTACGAGGCGACGCGCCTGCTCATGCTCAAGGCGGCGTGGATGATCGACCACGGCAGCCGCAACTCGCTCACCGCCAGCTACGCCAAGGCGTTCGGCGCGGATCAGGCCATGCGCGTGGCGACCGACGCCGTGCAGGTGTTCGGCGGCAACGGTTACATCACGGAGTACCCGGTGGAGAAGCTCATGCGCGACGCCAAGATCCTGCAGATCTACGAGGGCACCTCGCAGATTCAGCGCATGGTCATCGCGAAGAATCTGTTCGCTGGCGTGCGCGGGTAG
- a CDS encoding YbjN domain-containing protein has protein sequence MLDDATLAEYLDRLGWERSPHGEGTLRAVRDTPQGDVAVYLRLSSDWLIASVVPFLVTGGDNNFDLARWLLRMNRDMAMTKFAYDDDGDVVLTVEVPTESLDYEEVCAALTGLVEHTVMHRATLRAASDSATTGSS, from the coding sequence ATGCTGGACGACGCGACCCTCGCTGAATACTTGGACCGGCTCGGCTGGGAACGGAGCCCACACGGCGAGGGCACGCTGCGCGCGGTGCGGGACACGCCACAGGGCGACGTCGCCGTGTACCTGCGGCTGTCGAGCGACTGGCTGATCGCGAGCGTCGTGCCCTTCCTGGTCACCGGCGGAGACAACAACTTCGACTTGGCCCGTTGGCTGCTGCGCATGAACCGCGACATGGCCATGACCAAGTTCGCCTACGACGACGACGGCGACGTGGTCCTGACGGTCGAAGTGCCCACCGAGTCCCTCGACTACGAAGAGGTGTGCGCCGCGCTGACAGGGCTCGTGGAGCACACCGTGATGCACCGCGCCACTTTGCGCGCGGCGTCCGATAGCGCTACCACCGGCTCGTCCTGA
- a CDS encoding acyl-CoA dehydrogenase family protein — translation MEALLRHLLGEDPRATDVPDLNAWWDLHDEVRGRFDRPYEAAVAAGFRADRLGYAFASGYVCALEHLLPDLQGAPAALAVTEAGGNRPRDIETTLTPEGDAFRLSGEKSFVTLGAAADQLVIVARDATERERVSLVAVRIPRGRVGVTLEPCDPTAFVPEIPHSRAILAGVRVDPEERLPGDGYLTLMKPFRTVEDIHVHAAILGLLVRYGRVAVWPHGVIERLVAAIVALGTVATLPPLASTTHIALAGILETTGRFLDGELPALAQQLDADTRDRLFRDAAIFGVAGKARAQRRVTAWASLAPA, via the coding sequence GTGGAAGCTCTCTTGCGTCATCTGCTCGGGGAAGACCCGCGCGCCACCGATGTCCCCGATCTCAACGCTTGGTGGGACCTGCACGACGAGGTGCGAGGGCGCTTCGACCGTCCCTACGAGGCAGCGGTCGCCGCTGGCTTCCGGGCCGACCGACTGGGCTACGCGTTCGCTTCGGGGTACGTGTGCGCGCTCGAGCATCTGCTACCCGACCTGCAGGGAGCGCCGGCCGCGCTCGCGGTGACCGAGGCGGGGGGCAACCGCCCCCGCGACATCGAGACCACCCTCACGCCCGAGGGGGACGCCTTCCGGCTCAGCGGAGAGAAATCGTTCGTGACGCTTGGCGCCGCCGCCGACCAACTGGTCATCGTGGCGCGCGACGCCACCGAGCGGGAGCGTGTGTCTCTGGTCGCCGTGCGCATCCCGCGCGGGCGCGTCGGCGTGACCCTGGAGCCGTGCGACCCCACCGCGTTCGTTCCGGAGATCCCGCACAGCCGCGCCATTCTCGCGGGGGTGCGGGTCGATCCCGAGGAGCGCCTCCCTGGAGACGGCTACCTGACACTCATGAAGCCTTTCCGAACAGTGGAGGACATCCACGTGCACGCCGCCATCCTCGGCCTCCTGGTGCGCTACGGTCGCGTCGCCGTGTGGCCTCACGGGGTCATCGAGCGACTGGTCGCGGCCATCGTGGCGCTGGGTACGGTCGCGACGCTCCCGCCGCTCGCATCGACGACGCACATCGCGCTGGCTGGCATCCTCGAGACGACGGGGCGCTTCCTGGATGGAGAGCTGCCGGCGTTGGCGCAGCAGCTCGATGCGGACACACGCGACCGGCTGTTTCGTGATGCCGCCATCTTCGGAGTCGCCGGAAAGGCGCGCGCCCAGCGCCGGGTGACGGCCTGGGCGAGCCTCGCTCCCGCCTGA
- a CDS encoding serine/threonine protein kinase: MADTRPAPKLVSRSIGALRLGDRLGRRLAQAAWIGAALTLIFLGASYGLAHIGFDPRFTAWQAQASPLRLWLVPCFLVFSLSFAELVRSRIRRSPRLVAAGVVYEAVTALFVACLVNGRPWSPEPGLLGISPVALWLLVYAALVPLPPRAMLAGALLSAAMDPVGLWLMVSADAAIAMPASSLQIWRFFPSLVCAGLAYAIAVLIHRLEARADAAQRMGSYRLRNLLGRGGMAEVWEADHRMLARPAAIKLVRPEWLKDDHHGAETMLQRFQREVSATSTLCSPHTIAVYDFGRADDGTFFYAMERLHGIDLHSLVQQYGPLPASRVVYILRQICHSLEEAHRAGLVHRDVKPANIFVCRYGLDLDFVKVLDFGLVKGDPPGLEHQSLTREGAHTGTPAFLPPEIALGKVADADGRADLYGVGCVAYWLLSGKLVFPLGPSLQMIAAHAHDIPEPPSRRGGIPVPEALEQIVMRLLAKAPEERPPTAAALSELLAQTGLASQWTVADQQRWWDAHLPAPAREPGR; the protein is encoded by the coding sequence ATGGCGGACACTCGACCCGCACCCAAGCTGGTGTCTCGTTCGATTGGCGCGCTCCGCCTGGGGGACCGGCTCGGTCGCCGCTTGGCCCAAGCGGCCTGGATCGGCGCGGCGCTCACCCTCATCTTCCTGGGCGCCAGCTATGGGCTCGCCCACATCGGTTTCGACCCTCGCTTCACGGCCTGGCAGGCGCAGGCCAGCCCGCTGCGCCTCTGGCTGGTGCCGTGCTTCTTGGTGTTCTCCCTCTCCTTCGCGGAGCTGGTGCGCAGCCGCATCCGTCGCTCGCCACGGCTCGTGGCGGCGGGTGTGGTGTACGAGGCGGTGACCGCCCTGTTCGTGGCGTGTCTCGTGAACGGTCGCCCGTGGTCCCCCGAGCCCGGGCTCCTGGGTATCTCCCCGGTGGCGCTGTGGCTGCTGGTCTACGCCGCGCTCGTCCCCCTGCCGCCGCGCGCCATGCTGGCGGGTGCGCTCCTCTCTGCCGCCATGGACCCTGTGGGGCTCTGGCTCATGGTGTCCGCGGACGCTGCGATCGCGATGCCCGCTTCGTCGCTGCAGATCTGGCGCTTCTTCCCCTCGTTGGTGTGCGCGGGTCTGGCGTACGCCATCGCCGTGCTGATCCATCGCCTCGAGGCGCGTGCCGACGCCGCTCAGCGCATGGGCTCCTATCGGTTGCGCAACCTGCTCGGTCGCGGCGGCATGGCCGAGGTGTGGGAAGCCGACCACCGCATGTTGGCGCGTCCTGCGGCCATCAAGCTGGTGCGCCCGGAGTGGCTCAAGGACGACCACCACGGGGCCGAGACCATGCTCCAGCGGTTCCAGCGCGAGGTCAGCGCCACATCCACGCTGTGCTCGCCCCATACCATCGCCGTGTACGACTTTGGGCGCGCCGACGACGGCACGTTCTTCTATGCGATGGAGCGCCTGCACGGGATTGACCTGCACTCGTTGGTGCAGCAGTACGGTCCACTCCCAGCGTCCCGCGTGGTTTACATCCTGCGCCAGATCTGCCACTCCCTCGAGGAGGCGCATCGGGCGGGCCTGGTCCACCGTGACGTCAAGCCGGCGAACATCTTCGTCTGCCGCTACGGGCTCGATCTCGACTTCGTGAAGGTGTTGGACTTCGGCTTGGTCAAGGGCGACCCCCCGGGGCTCGAGCATCAATCGCTCACGCGCGAGGGGGCGCACACGGGCACCCCCGCGTTCTTGCCGCCCGAGATCGCGCTCGGGAAGGTGGCCGACGCGGACGGTCGCGCGGACCTCTATGGCGTCGGCTGTGTCGCCTACTGGCTGCTGTCGGGCAAGCTGGTGTTCCCGCTCGGACCTTCGTTGCAGATGATCGCGGCGCACGCGCACGACATTCCGGAGCCCCCGTCACGGCGCGGCGGTATCCCGGTGCCCGAGGCGCTCGAGCAGATCGTCATGCGGCTGCTCGCCAAGGCACCCGAGGAACGTCCACCCACCGCGGCCGCGCTGAGCGAGCTGTTGGCGCAGACCGGTCTCGCCTCCCAGTGGACCGTGGCGGATCAGCAGCGGTGGTGGGACGCCCACCTGCCAGCGCCGGCTCGCGAGCCAGGGCGCTGA
- a CDS encoding protein kinase — protein sequence MNPASSHGPLAERWRPPVPGTVVGSYELRGTLGRGSMGVVMKARDRFLDRMVAIKFIHPSLAVRPGVAARFEAEARVMAKVRHEHVAAVHAFGEHDGAPYLVMEYVEGHDLEEMLRRRRGEPLVLDEALAILDATCRGLQAVHSAGAVHGDLKPANILLGDANRVVVSDFGAARTIRDEHGATDAVHGTPAYLAPEYGLRHQGPVAHPQRADLYSLGVIAYELLTGRLPFDTDDVLEMLQLHANQTPEQPSHANPQLPPAFDAVLLRALSKDPDQRQPSVQRFRQELNAARLQVVERGPKRRFVVADDEPVFRLLGQTMLRAGFPNADIVCVEDGLAAFDAIVAEETSVALLDLDMPVLDGLSLVEKLRGDARGQRVPIIVISGAGGADDWKALTERGASGFLVKPVDPDAVLTLVRRLLHGDGA from the coding sequence GTGAACCCCGCGTCCAGCCACGGACCTCTCGCGGAGCGCTGGCGCCCCCCTGTTCCCGGCACGGTCGTAGGCTCCTACGAGCTGCGCGGCACGCTCGGGCGCGGCTCCATGGGCGTCGTCATGAAAGCCAGGGACCGGTTCCTCGACCGCATGGTGGCGATCAAGTTCATCCACCCCTCGCTGGCCGTGCGCCCGGGTGTCGCGGCGCGCTTCGAGGCCGAGGCGCGCGTCATGGCCAAGGTGCGACACGAGCACGTCGCGGCGGTCCACGCCTTTGGCGAACACGACGGGGCGCCGTACCTGGTGATGGAGTACGTCGAAGGACACGACCTCGAGGAGATGCTACGCCGCCGGCGGGGAGAGCCGCTGGTGTTGGACGAGGCGCTCGCCATCCTGGACGCCACCTGCCGTGGTCTGCAGGCGGTCCACTCGGCGGGTGCGGTGCACGGCGACCTCAAGCCCGCGAACATCCTGCTGGGAGACGCGAACCGCGTCGTCGTCAGCGACTTCGGCGCGGCGCGTACCATCCGTGACGAGCACGGGGCGACGGACGCGGTGCATGGGACGCCCGCGTATTTGGCGCCCGAGTACGGGCTGCGTCATCAGGGGCCCGTCGCTCACCCGCAGCGAGCGGACCTCTACAGCCTGGGCGTCATCGCGTACGAGCTGCTCACGGGGCGCCTCCCCTTCGACACGGACGACGTGCTCGAGATGCTGCAGCTGCACGCCAACCAGACGCCGGAACAGCCCAGCCACGCCAACCCGCAGCTGCCCCCCGCGTTCGATGCCGTCCTGCTGCGCGCGCTGTCCAAGGACCCCGACCAACGCCAGCCAAGCGTCCAGCGCTTCCGCCAAGAACTGAACGCCGCGCGCCTCCAGGTAGTCGAGCGGGGCCCGAAGCGCCGCTTCGTGGTGGCGGACGACGAGCCCGTGTTCCGACTGCTCGGGCAGACCATGCTCAGGGCCGGGTTCCCCAACGCGGACATCGTGTGCGTCGAGGACGGCCTCGCGGCGTTCGACGCGATCGTGGCGGAGGAGACGTCCGTCGCGCTGCTGGACCTCGACATGCCCGTCCTCGACGGGTTGAGCCTGGTGGAGAAGCTGCGTGGCGACGCCCGTGGGCAACGTGTGCCCATCATCGTCATCTCGGGTGCGGGAGGCGCAGACGATTGGAAGGCGCTGACCGAGCGCGGCGCGTCGGGATTCCTGGTGAAACCCGTGGACCCGGACGCCGTCCTGACGTTGGTCCGGCGGCTCCTGCATGGCGACGGCGCGTGA
- a CDS encoding lamin tail domain-containing protein, with the protein MGCGGFHTPGPATLQLHEIMASNDGAYLDEEGEAEDFVELLNTGSEVIDLSDFSLSDDQPRERLPSVLVEPGAVVVLFADDEPEQGERHLAFKLSAGGESLTLTYHGDSGRRVVDRAHWETLEPNEALARFGDDDAWVRCTWSSPGRTNGSHCGPPEPPPPPPDDVFAEFTWPEPTPTTPLTLSELALAPAAFIEVRNTSGAPLPLAGFQVRIAPHGPNAPWPTAVDGVGFPLTGTLAPFARVTVSVAPTDTAALALPAFEGVVTLFDAGGVVVDRADFMRWPSGAALARDETPAGTWRFVTATTEGAPNTAPALQARDVGAYVRHLYTPSDFAALARGGTLVGQQAVKVLLDIDVIGGPLGYLMSSEDYPLHFDFVDQVFAGGPHFDRCDAAMNAEHRARWQAFSVAEYYCGASQPPEDLSCTDEQRRYMMATLVHHVGPDLHTLEMVSGDRASAGQMVQTFFEGAALSDDPRRYVFRPQSQSAVDKLRTVEGQLPIVGRNAPFVGVHEQPLNPGVAYGTLTFTPTNQLASAVLGPRVVLITDSVPNDIGFVGGLVTEALQTPLAHVNVLSQNRGTPNLAVIGARTRPEFAPLLGQLVRLEVTDTGFTVRAAELAEAQAHWESIMPNGPPQTPSRDLTVRGVQDLRFRGFTDIPSIGGKAAQFAELYRVRFPPGCLESALVPDGAFALPLAHYVDHFAASGAQAMLTSGMADPRFATDALFRRDVLADVRAAILTHPVEATFLGQVEQAIRERFGADTRVRLRSSSNTEDLAGFNGAGLYVSEAAQLSDEGSVAEALRTVWASLWSERAHDERSFFRIDSSLVAMGILVHRAFVSEEGSGIIVSRSLHDATRSDIYTMNLQRGEASVANPAPGITSEQFDYRWGRVPRRVFRAYSTFSPEESLVSENEACGIAEAVRAIHDHFRLIVDPGNTNQYFAMEVEVKLLDGTRRLYVKQARPYPFSAEALPVDCRGF; encoded by the coding sequence ATGGGCTGCGGTGGTTTTCACACCCCCGGACCCGCCACCCTGCAGCTGCACGAGATCATGGCCAGCAACGACGGGGCGTACCTGGACGAGGAGGGCGAGGCCGAGGACTTCGTGGAGCTGCTCAACACGGGCAGCGAGGTGATCGATCTCAGCGACTTCTCGCTGTCGGACGATCAGCCACGCGAGCGGCTGCCGAGCGTGCTGGTCGAGCCCGGCGCGGTGGTGGTCCTCTTCGCGGACGACGAGCCCGAACAGGGGGAGCGGCACCTCGCGTTCAAGCTGAGCGCGGGCGGCGAGTCGCTGACCCTCACGTACCATGGGGACAGCGGACGGCGTGTGGTGGACCGCGCGCACTGGGAGACGCTCGAGCCCAACGAGGCTCTCGCCCGCTTCGGGGACGACGACGCCTGGGTGCGCTGCACGTGGTCGAGCCCTGGGCGCACGAACGGATCGCACTGCGGGCCCCCCGAGCCTCCGCCTCCGCCGCCCGACGACGTCTTCGCCGAGTTCACGTGGCCGGAGCCAACCCCGACCACGCCGCTCACGCTGTCCGAGCTAGCGCTCGCGCCTGCGGCGTTCATCGAAGTCCGCAACACGAGCGGCGCGCCCCTGCCGCTCGCAGGGTTTCAGGTGCGCATCGCCCCTCACGGTCCGAACGCCCCGTGGCCGACCGCGGTCGACGGCGTGGGCTTTCCGCTCACGGGCACCCTCGCGCCGTTCGCGCGCGTCACCGTCAGCGTCGCGCCGACCGACACGGCGGCGCTCGCGCTGCCCGCGTTCGAAGGCGTGGTCACCCTCTTCGACGCTGGCGGCGTCGTGGTCGATCGCGCGGACTTCATGCGCTGGCCCAGCGGCGCTGCGCTGGCACGCGACGAGACACCCGCCGGCACATGGCGTTTCGTCACGGCCACCACCGAGGGAGCGCCCAACACCGCGCCCGCGCTGCAGGCGCGCGATGTCGGGGCCTACGTACGGCACCTCTACACGCCCTCCGACTTCGCGGCCCTCGCGCGCGGGGGGACGCTCGTCGGTCAGCAAGCGGTCAAGGTCTTGCTCGACATCGACGTCATCGGTGGCCCGCTGGGCTACCTCATGTCGAGTGAGGACTACCCCCTGCATTTCGACTTCGTGGACCAGGTCTTCGCAGGTGGGCCGCACTTCGACCGCTGCGACGCGGCCATGAACGCGGAGCACCGAGCGCGCTGGCAGGCGTTCTCGGTGGCCGAGTATTACTGCGGGGCGTCGCAGCCGCCCGAGGACTTGTCCTGTACGGACGAGCAGCGTCGCTACATGATGGCGACGCTCGTGCATCACGTGGGCCCCGATCTCCACACGCTCGAGATGGTCAGCGGCGATCGCGCCAGCGCGGGTCAGATGGTGCAGACATTCTTCGAGGGCGCCGCGCTCAGCGACGACCCCCGCCGCTATGTGTTCCGCCCGCAGAGTCAGTCCGCCGTCGACAAGCTGCGCACCGTCGAAGGACAGCTACCCATCGTCGGTCGCAACGCGCCGTTCGTCGGTGTCCACGAGCAACCGCTCAACCCAGGAGTGGCGTATGGGACGCTGACCTTCACGCCGACCAACCAGCTCGCGTCGGCCGTGCTCGGTCCACGCGTGGTGCTGATCACCGACAGCGTCCCCAACGACATCGGCTTCGTGGGGGGTCTCGTGACCGAGGCCTTGCAGACGCCGCTCGCGCACGTGAACGTGCTCAGCCAGAACCGCGGCACGCCGAATCTGGCGGTGATTGGCGCGCGTACGCGGCCCGAGTTCGCGCCGTTGTTGGGGCAGCTGGTGCGGCTCGAGGTCACGGACACGGGCTTCACCGTGCGCGCCGCCGAGCTGGCCGAGGCGCAGGCGCACTGGGAGTCGATCATGCCCAACGGGCCGCCGCAGACCCCTTCGCGGGATCTCACCGTTCGCGGCGTCCAAGACCTGCGCTTCCGCGGGTTCACGGACATCCCGTCCATCGGCGGCAAGGCAGCGCAGTTCGCGGAGCTCTACCGGGTGCGTTTCCCGCCGGGCTGCCTCGAGAGCGCTCTGGTGCCGGACGGAGCGTTCGCGCTGCCCCTCGCGCACTACGTCGACCACTTCGCGGCCAGTGGCGCCCAGGCCATGCTCACCAGCGGCATGGCGGACCCGCGCTTCGCGACGGACGCGCTCTTCCGACGCGACGTGTTGGCCGACGTGCGCGCCGCCATCCTCACGCACCCGGTCGAGGCCACCTTCTTGGGCCAGGTGGAGCAGGCCATCCGCGAGCGCTTCGGGGCCGACACGCGCGTGCGCCTCCGCAGCAGCAGCAACACCGAGGATCTCGCTGGCTTCAACGGCGCGGGGCTCTACGTCTCCGAGGCGGCGCAGCTGTCCGACGAAGGGTCGGTGGCCGAGGCCCTGCGCACGGTGTGGGCCAGCCTGTGGTCCGAGCGTGCCCACGACGAGCGCAGCTTCTTTCGCATCGACTCCAGCCTCGTGGCCATGGGCATCCTGGTCCACAGAGCGTTCGTGTCCGAGGAGGGCTCCGGCATCATCGTCTCTCGCAGCCTGCACGACGCCACGCGTTCGGACATCTACACCATGAACCTCCAGCGAGGCGAGGCGAGCGTCGCCAACCCCGCACCGGGTATCACGTCCGAGCAGTTCGACTACCGCTGGGGGCGTGTGCCGCGGCGGGTGTTCCGGGCCTACAGCACGTTCTCGCCGGAGGAGTCGCTCGTTTCGGAGAACGAAGCGTGTGGCATCGCCGAGGCGGTCCGCGCCATCCACGACCACTTCCGCCTCATCGTCGATCCCGGCAACACCAACCAATACTTCGCGATGGAGGTGGAGGTGAAGCTGCTGGACGGCACCCGCCGCCTCTATGTGAAGCAGGCCCGACCGTACCCGTTCTCGGCCGAGGCGCTGCCGGTCGACTGCCGCGGCTTCTGA
- a CDS encoding SDR family oxidoreductase, which produces MTFTADSIGDQQGRLVLITGANSGLGLETAKALSAHGADVILACRTEAKARDAMDEIRAAGARGALHFEALDLSDLVSVSECAKRVSGSYPRLDLLVNNAGVMVPPKGRTQDGFETQLGTNHLGHFALTGQLLPLLQRTEGARVVTVSSIMHRLGRIYFDDLHFDRLYVAWLAYGQSKLANLLFTFELARRLERAGSGLLSVAAHPGYAATNLQAHDLMSRALNPVAAQSAAMGALPSLYAAVSPDVVQGGYYGPQSLGGMRGHPGRASATRSARDEDVARRLWDVSEQLTKVVFPL; this is translated from the coding sequence ATGACGTTCACGGCAGACAGCATCGGCGACCAGCAAGGGCGCCTGGTCCTCATCACCGGCGCCAACAGCGGCCTGGGGCTCGAGACCGCCAAGGCGCTCTCCGCGCATGGGGCCGACGTCATCCTGGCGTGCCGCACGGAGGCCAAGGCGCGCGACGCGATGGACGAGATCCGTGCCGCCGGTGCGCGCGGGGCGCTCCACTTCGAGGCGCTCGACCTCTCCGATCTGGTGTCCGTCAGCGAGTGCGCCAAGCGGGTGAGCGGCTCCTACCCGCGGCTGGACCTGCTGGTCAACAACGCCGGCGTCATGGTGCCGCCCAAGGGTCGCACACAGGACGGCTTCGAGACGCAGCTGGGCACCAACCACCTCGGCCACTTCGCGCTGACGGGCCAGCTGCTGCCCCTGTTGCAGCGCACCGAGGGCGCGCGCGTGGTCACCGTGTCCAGCATCATGCACAGGTTGGGGCGCATCTACTTCGACGACCTGCACTTCGACCGCCTGTACGTCGCCTGGCTCGCCTATGGCCAGAGCAAGCTCGCCAACCTGCTCTTCACGTTCGAGCTCGCGCGGCGCCTCGAGCGCGCCGGCAGCGGGCTCTTGTCCGTGGCGGCGCACCCTGGTTACGCGGCCACCAACCTGCAGGCGCACGATCTGATGAGCCGTGCGCTCAACCCCGTCGCGGCGCAGTCGGCGGCGATGGGCGCGCTGCCGTCGCTCTACGCTGCGGTCTCGCCGGACGTCGTGCAGGGGGGGTACTACGGGCCCCAGTCGCTGGGCGGCATGCGGGGCCATCCGGGGCGCGCCAGCGCGACGCGAAGCGCGCGCGACGAGGATGTTGCCCGTCGCTTGTGGGACGTGTCCGAGCAGCTGACCAAGGTCGTGTTCCCCCTCTGA
- a CDS encoding GreA/GreB family elongation factor, with translation MATLPDKQVVIAALRAELEGRIERAAARAEQTRADATHEEARAENDKDTRGLEQSYLARGQAQRAEELAEALHRVRLLSPRAYGEDDAIGLGALVRAELEDGEARTFFVLDVAGGTELSVGPGAPPVWVVSPSSPVGRALLGRFVGDEVVIARAGAPRTYDVVAVG, from the coding sequence ATGGCGACACTCCCCGACAAGCAGGTGGTCATCGCGGCGCTGCGCGCCGAGCTGGAAGGGCGCATCGAGCGGGCCGCGGCGCGTGCCGAGCAGACGCGCGCAGACGCTACCCATGAGGAAGCGCGAGCCGAGAACGACAAGGACACGCGTGGTCTCGAGCAGTCGTACCTCGCGCGCGGGCAGGCGCAGCGCGCGGAGGAGCTGGCCGAGGCCCTGCACCGCGTGCGGCTGCTGTCGCCGCGGGCGTACGGCGAGGACGACGCCATCGGTTTGGGCGCCCTGGTGCGGGCCGAGCTGGAGGACGGCGAGGCGCGCACCTTCTTCGTTCTGGACGTGGCCGGCGGGACCGAGCTGAGCGTCGGCCCGGGCGCGCCGCCCGTGTGGGTGGTCAGCCCCTCGTCACCCGTGGGGCGCGCGCTGCTCGGGCGCTTCGTGGGCGACGAGGTCGTCATCGCCCGGGCTGGCGCGCCGCGCACCTACGACGTCGTGGCCGTCGGCTGA
- a CDS encoding acyl-CoA dehydrogenase family protein: MTDIFNPTPEHQQLREMLRAFVEREVEPQALEHDRTETFNLPLFQKLGELGLLGVTLGEEVGGAGLDATAAVIAHEELAAADPAFTLSYLAHAMLFANNLYVNGTPEQRQRFLPAACSGARIGGMCMSEPGAGTDVMGLRTTARREGDRYVLNGAKMWITNGAVSKTELGDVFLVYARVQGAERSQVSMFVVEKGMQGFSLGQKLEDKCGMRASATAELVFEDCSVPAENLVGREGHATLCMMRNLELERLTLAAMSLGIARRSIEIMNRYARERVSFGKTLDHFGQIQRHIAESYAEFMAGRTYVYNTASHMNLSEPGHRLDSDGVKLYCATMAKNVADRAMQVLGGYGYMGEYHVERLWRDAKLLEIGGGTLEAHHKNMTRDLANVEKIL; this comes from the coding sequence ATGACCGACATCTTCAATCCCACCCCCGAGCACCAACAGCTGCGCGAGATGCTGCGCGCCTTCGTCGAGCGTGAGGTCGAGCCGCAGGCGCTCGAGCACGACCGCACCGAGACGTTCAACCTGCCGCTCTTCCAGAAGCTCGGCGAACTCGGGCTGCTCGGGGTCACCTTGGGTGAAGAGGTCGGCGGCGCGGGACTCGACGCCACGGCGGCCGTCATCGCGCACGAGGAGCTCGCGGCGGCGGATCCGGCGTTCACGCTCTCGTACCTCGCACACGCCATGCTGTTCGCGAACAACCTTTACGTGAACGGCACACCCGAGCAGCGGCAGCGCTTCCTGCCCGCCGCGTGCAGCGGAGCGCGCATCGGCGGCATGTGCATGAGCGAGCCGGGGGCAGGCACGGACGTCATGGGCCTGCGCACCACGGCGCGTCGCGAGGGAGACCGCTACGTGCTCAACGGGGCGAAGATGTGGATCACCAACGGCGCGGTCTCGAAGACCGAGCTGGGCGATGTGTTCCTCGTCTACGCCCGCGTCCAGGGCGCCGAGCGCAGCCAGGTGTCCATGTTCGTCGTCGAGAAGGGCATGCAAGGCTTCTCGCTGGGCCAGAAGCTAGAGGACAAGTGCGGCATGCGCGCTTCGGCCACGGCCGAGCTGGTCTTCGAGGACTGCTCCGTGCCCGCCGAGAACCTGGTGGGCCGTGAAGGGCACGCGACGCTGTGCATGATGCGCAACCTGGAGCTCGAGCGGCTCACGCTCGCCGCGATGAGCCTCGGCATCGCGCGGCGCAGCATCGAGATCATGAACCGTTACGCGCGGGAGCGCGTGAGCTTCGGGAAGACACTGGACCACTTCGGGCAGATCCAGCGGCACATCGCGGAGAGCTACGCCGAGTTCATGGCGGGTCGCACCTACGTGTACAACACGGCCTCGCACATGAACCTGAGCGAGCCCGGGCATCGCCTGGACTCGGATGGCGTGAAGCTCTACTGCGCCACGATGGCGAAGAACGTGGCCGACCGCGCCATGCAGGTGCTCGGTGGCTATGGCTACATGGGCGAGTACCACGTGGAGCGCCTGTGGCGCGACGCGAAGCTGCTGGAGATCGGTGGAGGCACGCTCGAGGCGCACCACAAGAACATGACGCGCGACCTCGCCAACGTGGAGAAGATCCTCTAG